A genomic segment from Corylus avellana chromosome ca5, CavTom2PMs-1.0 encodes:
- the LOC132183364 gene encoding cellulose synthase-like protein H1 has product MATPNSLPLCEKISRRSAAQRAIDVIILFLLLSLLVYRFLFLNDHGLTWLLAFLCESWFTFIWVLVMNIKWNPVGYKTYPDNLLPRVTELPSVDMFVTTADSVLEPPIITINTVLSLMAVDYPANKLACYVSDDGCSPLTFYSLVEASKFAKLWVPFCKENNIQVRAPFKYFSDDSLTFSDSSNWEFQQKWKSMKVEYELLCHKIEDAAKKSRPCDFLGEFAEFSNVERKNHPTIIKVIWENKEGLPDGLSHLVYVSREKRDKHPHHYKAGAMNVLTRVSGLMSNAPYMLNVDCDMFINNPKVVLHAMCLLLGSKSEKESAYVQFPQMFYDGLKDDPYGNQLVILFEYIMHGMSGIQGPHYDGTGCFHRRKIIYGLSPDTMESINRKLDEDKLLEFGSSKELIKSIAHALKGNKDPPDHLWDSIEAAHQVAKCDFEYSTNWGTELLGWRYGSTTEDVLTGLAIHKRGWRSVYCTPDPSAFLGCAPSGGPAAMTQQKRWATGMLEILLSRSCPIFATLFEKLQFRQCMAYLWLFSWGIRSIPELCYATLPVYCIITNCFFLPKVQEPAFYALVALFVIYNLYTLSEYLRTGQSVRAWWNNHRMARITTMNAWFFGFLSVMLKLLGISENVFEVTKKDQSSDASSDDDAGRFTFDESPIFVPGTTILLLHLAALVVSLLNLQPPAHDRHGSGLGEVLCSVWLVLCFWPFLKGLFGKGKHGIPITTICKSAALALLFLHLCRKTTMG; this is encoded by the exons ATGGCCACTCCAAACTCTCTCCCTTTATGTGAAAAAATTTCACGTAGAAGCGCTGCACAGAGAGCCATTGATGTCATAatcctcttccttctcctttcTCTCCTCGTTTATCGTTTCCTCTTCCTCAACGACCATGGCCTCACTTGGCTCCTCGCCTTCCTATGCGAATCATGGTTCACCTTCATTTGGGTTCTAGTCATGAACATCAAATGGAATCCTGTTGGATACAAAACATACCCGGACAACCTCTTGCCAAG GGTAACCGAGCTTCCCTCGGTAGACATGTTTGTGACAACTGCAGATTCTGTGCTTGAACCTCCTATCATCACCATAAACACCGTGCTCTCTTTGATGGCGGTTGATTATCCAGCTAACAAGCTAGCTTGCTATGTTTCCGATGATGGCTGCTCTCCTCTCACCTTCTACTCTCTTGTCGAGGCCTCAAAGTTTGCCAAGCTTTGGGTTCCATTCTGTAAGGAGAACAATATTCAAGTGAGAGCTCCTTTTAAATACTTTTCTGATGACTCCCTAACCTTCAGTGATAGCTCTAATTGGGAGTTCCAGCAAAAATGGAAAAGTATGAAG gttgaGTATGAGCTGCTTTGCCATAAAATTGAGGATGCCGCCAAAAAGTCCAGGCCATGTGATTTTTTGGGGGAATTCGCAGAGTTCTCAAATGTAGAACGCAAAAACCATCCAACTATTATCAAG GTTATTTGGGAGAATAAGGAAGGTCTTCCAGATGGATTATCGCATTTGGTGTATGTATCTAGGGAGAAGCGAGATAAGCATCCACATCATTACAAAGCAGGTGCCATGAACGTTCTA ACGAGAGTCTCCGGATTGATGTCGAATGCTCCCTATATGTTGAATGTAGACTGCGATATGTTTATTAACAATCCAAAAGTTGTTCTTCATGCAATGTGTCTGCTGCTTGGTTCCAAGAGTGAAAAAGAAAGTGCATATGTTCAGTTCCCACAGATGTTCTATGATGGATTAAAGGATGACCCATATGGCAATCAGCTCGTGATTTTGTTTGAA TACATAATGCACGGAATGTCTGGAATTCAAGGACCTCATTACGATGGAACAGGATGTTTCCATAGACGTAAAATTATTTACGGGCTATCTCCAGATACTATGGAATCAATTAACA GAAAATTGGATGAGGATAAGCTTTTAGAATTCGGGAGTTCAAAGGAGTTGATTAAATCAATAGCTCATGCTTTGAAAGGGAATAAAGATCCACCTGACCATCTTTGGGACTCCATTGAAGCAGCACATCAAGTCGCCAAGTGCGACTTCGAATATAGTACTAACTGGGGTACAGAGCTG TTGGGTTGGAGATATGGATCGACCACAGAGGACGTCTTAACTGGGCTAGCAATCCATAAAAGGGGTTGGAGGTCTGTTTATTGCACACCCGATCCATCGGCCTTTTTAGGATGTGCACCCTCGGGTGGGCCTGCTGCAATGACCCAACAAAAAAGGTGGGCCACTGGCATGCTTGAAATTCTATTGAGCCGAAGTTGTCCCATATTTGCCACCCTGTTTGAGAAGCTCCAATTCAGGCAGTGTATGGCTTATTTGTGGTTGTTCTCGTGGGGCATACGCTCCATTCCTGAGCTATGCTATGCTACTCTTCCAGTGTATTGTATCATCACCAACTGTTTCTTCTTGCCAAAG GTTCAAGAACCAGCATTCTATGCACTAGTTGCTCTCTTTGTCATTTACAACCTATACACTTTATCCGAGTACTTAAGAACTGGCCAGTCAGTTCGAGCTTGGTGGAATAACCATAGAATGGCAAGAATTACCACCATGAATGCATGGTTCTTTGGATTTCTGAGTGTCATGTTGAAGCTCTTGGGAATATCAGAGAACGTCTTTGAAGttacaaaaaaagaccaatcTAGTGATGCTTCCAGTGATGATGATGCTGGGAGGTTCACCTTCGACGAGTCCCCAATTTTTGTGCCAGGTACAACCATTTTGCTACTTCACTTGGCTGCCCTGGTTGTGAGCTTGTTGAATTTGCAACCCCCCGCTCATGATAGGCATGGGTCAGGGCTAGGGGAGGTCTTGTGTAGTGTGTGGTTGGTGCTATGCTTCTGGCCATTTTTGAAAGGGCTATTTGGGAAAGGGAAGCACGGAATTCCCATAACTACCATATGCAAGTCAGCTGCATTGGCATTACTCTTTCTGCACTTGTGTAGAAAGACCACTATGGGTTGA